A part of Neovison vison isolate M4711 chromosome 6, ASM_NN_V1, whole genome shotgun sequence genomic DNA contains:
- the BRPF1 gene encoding peregrin isoform X3 yields MGVDFDVKTFCHNLRATKPPYECPVETCRKVYKSYSGIEYHLYHYDHDNPPPPQQTPLRKHKKKGRQSRPANKQSPSPSEVSQSPGREVMSYAQAQRMVEVDLHGRVHRISIFDNLDVVSEDEEAPEEAPENGSNKENTETPAATPKSGKHKNKEKRKDSNHHHHHNASVSTTPKLPEVVYRELEQDTPDAPPRPTSYYRYIEKSAEELDEEVEYDMDEEDYIWLDIMNERRKTEGVSPIPQEIFEYLMDRLEKESYFESHNKGDPNALVDEDAVCCICNDGECQNSNVILFCDMCNLAVHQECYGVPYIPEGQWLCRRCLQSPSRAVDCALCPNKGGAFKQTDDGRWAHVVCALWIPEVCFANTVFLEPIDSIEHIPPARWKLTCYICKQRGSGACIQCHKANCYTAFHVTCAQQAGLYMKMEPVRETGANGTSFSVRKTAYCDIHTPPGSARRLPALSHSEGEEDEDEEEDEGKSWSSEKVKKAKAKSRIKMKKARKILAEKRAAAPVVSVPCIPPHRLSKITNRLTIQRKSQFMQRLHSYWTLKRQSRNGVPLLRRLQTHLQSQRNCDQVGRDSEDKNWALKEQLKSWQRLRHDLERARLLVELIRKREKLKRETIKVQQIAMEMQLTPFLILLRKTLEQLQEKDTGNIFSEPVPLSEVPDYLDHIKKPMDFFTMKQNLEAYRYLNFDDFEEDFNLIVSNCLKYNAKDTIFYRAAVRLREQGGAVLRQARRQAEKMGIDFETGMHIPHNLAGDEAPQHTEDAEEERLVLLENQKHLPVEEQLKLLLERLDEVNASKQSVGRSRRAKMIKKEMTALRRKLAHQRETGRDGPERHGPTSRGSLTPHPAACDKDGQTDSAAEESSSQETSKGLGPNMSSTPAHEVGRRTSVLFSKKNPKTAGPPKRPGRPPKNRESQMTPSHGGSPVGPPQLPIMGSLRQRKRGRSPRPSSSSDSDSDKSTEDPPMDLPANGFSGGNQPVKKSFLVYRNDCSLPRSSSDSESSSSSSSSAASDRTSTTPSKQGRGKPSFSRGTFPEDSSEDTSGTENEAYSVGTGRGVGHSSKYPHPRPGMPGAQCQGLASPLAADPPPLSHSCEVVRKSLGRGAGWLSEDEDSPLDALDLVWAKCRGYPSYPALIIDPKMPREGMFHHGVPIPVPPLEVLKLGEQMTQEAREHLYLVLFFDNKRTWQWLPRTKLVPLGVNQDLDKEKMLEGRKSNIRKSVQIAYHRALQHRSKVQGEQSSETSDSD; encoded by the exons ATGGGGGTGGACTTTGATGTGAAGACTTTCTGCCACAACTTGCGGGCAACTAAGCCACCGTATGAATGCCCTGTGGAGACCTGCCGCAAGGTCTACAAGAGTTACAGTGGTATCGAGTACCACCTATATCACTATGACCACGACAACCCACCGCCCCCGCAGCAGACTCCACTCCGTAAGCACAAGAAGAAGGGGCGCCAATCACGCCCAGCCAACAAGCAGTCACCCAGCCCCTCAGAGGTATCCCAGTCACCGGGCCGTGAGGTGATGAGCTACGCACAGGCCCAGCGCATGGTGGAGGTGGACCTGCATGGCCGTGTCCACCGCATTAGCATTTTTGACAACCTGGATGTGGTGTCAGAGGATGAGGAGGCCCCTGAGGAGGCTCCTGAGAATGGCAGCAACAAGGAGAACACTGAGACACCGGCTGCTACTCCCAAGTCAGGCAAGCATAAGAATAAGGAGAAGCGCAAGGACTccaatcatcaccatcaccataatGCTTCTGTGAGCACCACTCCCAAGCTGCCAGAGGTGGTATACCGGGAGTTGGAGCAGGACACCCCGGATGCCCCACCCCGGCCAACTTCCTATTACCG GTACATTGAGAAGTCGGCAGAGGAGCTGGATGAGGAAGTAGAGTATGACATGGATGAGGAGGACTACATCTGGTTGGATATCATGAACGAGCGGCGGAAGACCGAGGGTGTGAGTCCCATCCCCCAGGAAATCTTTGAGTACTTAATGGATCGGCTGGAGAAGGAGTCCTACTTTGAAAGCCACAATAAAGGTGACCCCAATGCACTAGTGGATGAGGATGCCGTGTGCTGTATCTGCAATGATGGTGAGTGCCAGAACAGCAATGTCATCCTGTTCTGTGACATGTGCAACCTGGCTGTGCACCAAGAGTGCTATGGTGTCCCCTACATCCCTGAGGGTCAGTGGCTATGCCGCCGCTGCCTCCAGTCACCCTCCCGCGCTGTGGACTGTGCCCTGTGCCCCAACAAGGGTGGTGCCTTCAAGCAGACAGATGATGGGCGCTGGGCCCATGTGGTGTGTGCCCTGTGGATCCCTGAAGTCTGCTTTGCCAACACAGTCTTCCTGGAGCCTATCGACAGCATTGAGCACATCCCGCCAGCTCGCTGGAAGCTGACCTGTTATATTTGTAAACAGCGGGGCTCAGGAGCCTGCATCCAGTGCCATAAGGCCAACTGCTACACAGCCTTCCACGTGACATGTGCCCAGCAGGCTGGCCTTTACATGAAGATGGAGCCTGTGCGGGAGACGGGTGCCAATGGCACCTCTTTCAGTGTCCGCAAGACGGCCTACTGTGACATCCACACACCCCCGGGCTCAGCACGCCGCCTGCCTGCCCTGTCCCACAGTGAGGGtgaggaggatgaggatgaggaggaggatgagggaaAGAGTTGGAGCTCAGAGAAGGTCAAGAAGGCCAAGGCCAAGTCCCGGATCAAGATGAAGAAGGCACGGAAGATCCTGGCAGAGAAGCGGGCAGCAGCACCTGTGGTGTCAGTGCCTTGCATCCCACCACACAG GCTCAGTAAAATCACCAACCGCCTGACCATCCAAAGGAAGAGCCAGTTTATGCAGAGGTTACACAGCTACTGGACGCTGAAAAGGCAGTCCCGAAATGGAGTCCCACTGCTACGTCGTCTACAGACACACCTGCAGTCTCAGAGGAATTGTGACCAAGTTGGG AGAGATTCTGAGGATAAGAACTGGGCCCTCAAAGAACAGCTCAAGTCTTGGCAGCGACTCCGGCATGACCTGGAGCGAGCTCGGCTGTTGGTGGAGCTTATCCGCAAGCGGGAGAAACTCAAAAGGGAGACG ATCAAGGTCCAGCAGATCGCCATGGAGATGCAGCTGACCCCTTTCCTCATCCTTCTTCGCAAAACTTTGGAGCAGCTCCAAGAAAAGGACACAGGCAACATCTTCAGCGAGCCGGTCCCTCTGTCTGAG GTACCTGACTACCTAGATCACATCAAAAAGCCCATGGACTTTTTCACCATGAAGCAGAACTTGGAGGCTTACCGCTACCTGAACTTTGATGATTTTGAGGAGGACTTCAACCTTATCGTCAGCAACTGCCTCAAGTATAACGCCAAGGATACCATCTTCTACCGGGCAGCAGTGCGGCTCCGCGAACAGGGTGGCGCTGTGCTCCGCCAGGCCCGGCGCCAGGCAGAAAAAATGGGCATTGACTTTGAGACGGGCATGCATATCCCCCACAACCTGGCTGGAGATGAAGCCCCACAACACACTGAAGATG CAGAGGAAGAGCGGCTGGTCCTGCTGGAGAACCAGAAGCACCTGCCAGTAGAAGAGCAGCTAAAGCTGTTGCTGGAGCGGCTGGATGAGGTGAATGCCAGCAAGCAGAGTGTGGGCCGTTCACGGCGTGCAAAGATGATCAAGAAAGAGATGACAGCACTGCGGCGAAAGCTTGCCCACCAGCGGGAAACTGGAAGGGATGGGCCTGAGCGGCACGGCCCCACGAGCCGGGGCAGCCTGACACCTCACCCAGCAGCCTGTGACAAGGATGGGCAGACAGACAGTGCCGCTGAGGAGAGCAGCAGCCAGGAGACAAGCAAAG GCCTGGGTCCCAACATGTCCTCAACCCCCGCACATGAGGTGGGCAGGAGAACCTCAGTTCTGTTCTCCAAAAAGAACCCGAAGACAGCTGGACCGCCCAAGAGGCCGGGCCGGCCCCCCAAAAACCGGGAGAGCCAGATGACCCCCAGCCACGGAGGCAGTCCTGTGGGGCCCCCCCAGCTCCCCATCATGGGCTCCTTACGTCAGCGCAAGCGGGGTAGGAGCCCCCGGCCCAGTTCGAGCTCAGACAGCGACAGTGATAAATCCACAGAAGACCCCCCAATGG ACTTACCAGCCAATGGCTTCAGTGGTGGAAATCAGCCAGTGAAGAAGAGTTTCTTGGTATATCGTAATGACTGCAGCCTTCCCCGGAGCAGCTCTGACTCTGAGtccagcagcagtagcagcagtaGCGCTGCCTCCGACCGAACCAG CACAACACCCTCAAAACAAGGCCGGGGCAAACCCTCCTTCTCTCGGGGCACATTCCCAGAAGATAGCAGTGAAGATACCTCAGGCACTGAGAATGAGGCCTACTCCGTGGGCACTGGCCGCGGCGTGGGCCACAGCAGTAAGTACCCTCACCCGAGGCCAGGGATGCCGGGGGCCCAGTGTCAGGGCCTTGCCAGCCCCCTGGCTGCTGATCCGCCTCCTCTCTCCCATTCCTGTGAAGTGGTAAGGAAGAGTCTGGGACGGGGAGCTGGCTGGCTGTCAGAGGATGAGGACTCGCCCCTGGATGCTCTGGACCTGGTGTGGGCCAAATGCCGAGGGTATCCATCATACCCAGCTCTG ATAATTGATCCAAAGATGCCCCGGGAAGGTATGTTCCACCATGGGGTTCCCATCCCTGTGCCCCCACTGGAGGTGCTGAAACTTGGGGAGCAGATGACCCAGGAAGCCCGAGAGCATCTCTACCTCGTCCTCTTCTTTGACAACAAGCGAACCTG GCAGTGGCTGCCAAGAACTAAGCTGGTTCCTTTGGGCGTGAACCAGGACCTCGACAAGGAAAAGATGCTGGAGGGCCGCAAATCCAACATCCGCAAGTCAGTGCAGATTGCCTACCACAGGGCTCTGCAGCACCGCAGCAAGGTGCAGGGCGAGCAGAGCAGTGAGACCAGTGATAGTGACTGA
- the BRPF1 gene encoding peregrin isoform X7, whose protein sequence is MGVDFDVKTFCHNLRATKPPYECPVETCRKVYKSYSGIEYHLYHYDHDNPPPPQQTPLRKHKKKGRQSRPANKQSPSPSEVSQSPGREVMSYAQAQRMVEVDLHGRVHRISIFDNLDVVSEDEEAPEEAPENGSNKENTETPAATPKSGKHKNKEKRKDSNHHHHHNASVSTTPKLPEVVYRELEQDTPDAPPRPTSYYRYIEKSAEELDEEVEYDMDEEDYIWLDIMNERRKTEGVSPIPQEIFEYLMDRLEKESYFESHNKGDPNALVDEDAVCCICNDGECQNSNVILFCDMCNLAVHQECYGVPYIPEGQWLCRRCLQSPSRAVDCALCPNKGGAFKQTDDGRWAHVVCALWIPEVCFANTVFLEPIDSIEHIPPARWKLTCYICKQRGSGACIQCHKANCYTAFHVTCAQQAGLYMKMEPVRETGANGTSFSVRKTAYCDIHTPPGSARRLPALSHSEGEEDEDEEEDEGKSWSSEKVKKAKAKSRIKMKKARKILAEKRAAAPVVSVPCIPPHRLSKITNRLTIQRKSQFMQRLHSYWTLKRQSRNGVPLLRRLQTHLQSQRNCDQVGRDSEDKNWALKEQLKSWQRLRHDLERARLLVELIRKREKLKRETIKVQQIAMEMQLTPFLILLRKTLEQLQEKDTGNIFSEPVPLSEVPDYLDHIKKPMDFFTMKQNLEAYRYLNFDDFEEDFNLIVSNCLKYNAKDTIFYRAAVRLREQGGAVLRQARRQAEKMGIDFETGMHIPHNLAGDEAPQHTEDAEEERLVLLENQKHLPVEEQLKLLLERLDEVNASKQSVGRSRRAKMIKKEMTALRRKLAHQRETGRDGPERHGPTSRGSLTPHPAACDKDGQTDSAAEESSSQETSKGLGPNMSSTPAHEVGRRTSVLFSKKNPKTAGPPKRPGRPPKNRESQMTPSHGGSPVGPPQLPIMGSLRQRKRGRSPRPSSSSDSDSDKSTEDPPMDLPANGFSGGNQPVKKSFLVYRNDCSLPRSSSDSESSSSSSSSAASDRTSTTPSKQGRGKPSFSRGTFPEDSSEDTSGTENEAYSVGTGRGVGHSMVRKSLGRGAGWLSEDEDSPLDALDLVWAKCRGYPSYPALIIDPKMPREGMFHHGVPIPVPPLEVLKLGEQMTQEAREHLYLVLFFDNKRTWQWLPRTKLVPLGVNQDLDKEKMLEGRKSNIRKSVQIAYHRALQHRSKVQGEQSSETSDSD, encoded by the exons ATGGGGGTGGACTTTGATGTGAAGACTTTCTGCCACAACTTGCGGGCAACTAAGCCACCGTATGAATGCCCTGTGGAGACCTGCCGCAAGGTCTACAAGAGTTACAGTGGTATCGAGTACCACCTATATCACTATGACCACGACAACCCACCGCCCCCGCAGCAGACTCCACTCCGTAAGCACAAGAAGAAGGGGCGCCAATCACGCCCAGCCAACAAGCAGTCACCCAGCCCCTCAGAGGTATCCCAGTCACCGGGCCGTGAGGTGATGAGCTACGCACAGGCCCAGCGCATGGTGGAGGTGGACCTGCATGGCCGTGTCCACCGCATTAGCATTTTTGACAACCTGGATGTGGTGTCAGAGGATGAGGAGGCCCCTGAGGAGGCTCCTGAGAATGGCAGCAACAAGGAGAACACTGAGACACCGGCTGCTACTCCCAAGTCAGGCAAGCATAAGAATAAGGAGAAGCGCAAGGACTccaatcatcaccatcaccataatGCTTCTGTGAGCACCACTCCCAAGCTGCCAGAGGTGGTATACCGGGAGTTGGAGCAGGACACCCCGGATGCCCCACCCCGGCCAACTTCCTATTACCG GTACATTGAGAAGTCGGCAGAGGAGCTGGATGAGGAAGTAGAGTATGACATGGATGAGGAGGACTACATCTGGTTGGATATCATGAACGAGCGGCGGAAGACCGAGGGTGTGAGTCCCATCCCCCAGGAAATCTTTGAGTACTTAATGGATCGGCTGGAGAAGGAGTCCTACTTTGAAAGCCACAATAAAGGTGACCCCAATGCACTAGTGGATGAGGATGCCGTGTGCTGTATCTGCAATGATGGTGAGTGCCAGAACAGCAATGTCATCCTGTTCTGTGACATGTGCAACCTGGCTGTGCACCAAGAGTGCTATGGTGTCCCCTACATCCCTGAGGGTCAGTGGCTATGCCGCCGCTGCCTCCAGTCACCCTCCCGCGCTGTGGACTGTGCCCTGTGCCCCAACAAGGGTGGTGCCTTCAAGCAGACAGATGATGGGCGCTGGGCCCATGTGGTGTGTGCCCTGTGGATCCCTGAAGTCTGCTTTGCCAACACAGTCTTCCTGGAGCCTATCGACAGCATTGAGCACATCCCGCCAGCTCGCTGGAAGCTGACCTGTTATATTTGTAAACAGCGGGGCTCAGGAGCCTGCATCCAGTGCCATAAGGCCAACTGCTACACAGCCTTCCACGTGACATGTGCCCAGCAGGCTGGCCTTTACATGAAGATGGAGCCTGTGCGGGAGACGGGTGCCAATGGCACCTCTTTCAGTGTCCGCAAGACGGCCTACTGTGACATCCACACACCCCCGGGCTCAGCACGCCGCCTGCCTGCCCTGTCCCACAGTGAGGGtgaggaggatgaggatgaggaggaggatgagggaaAGAGTTGGAGCTCAGAGAAGGTCAAGAAGGCCAAGGCCAAGTCCCGGATCAAGATGAAGAAGGCACGGAAGATCCTGGCAGAGAAGCGGGCAGCAGCACCTGTGGTGTCAGTGCCTTGCATCCCACCACACAG GCTCAGTAAAATCACCAACCGCCTGACCATCCAAAGGAAGAGCCAGTTTATGCAGAGGTTACACAGCTACTGGACGCTGAAAAGGCAGTCCCGAAATGGAGTCCCACTGCTACGTCGTCTACAGACACACCTGCAGTCTCAGAGGAATTGTGACCAAGTTGGG AGAGATTCTGAGGATAAGAACTGGGCCCTCAAAGAACAGCTCAAGTCTTGGCAGCGACTCCGGCATGACCTGGAGCGAGCTCGGCTGTTGGTGGAGCTTATCCGCAAGCGGGAGAAACTCAAAAGGGAGACG ATCAAGGTCCAGCAGATCGCCATGGAGATGCAGCTGACCCCTTTCCTCATCCTTCTTCGCAAAACTTTGGAGCAGCTCCAAGAAAAGGACACAGGCAACATCTTCAGCGAGCCGGTCCCTCTGTCTGAG GTACCTGACTACCTAGATCACATCAAAAAGCCCATGGACTTTTTCACCATGAAGCAGAACTTGGAGGCTTACCGCTACCTGAACTTTGATGATTTTGAGGAGGACTTCAACCTTATCGTCAGCAACTGCCTCAAGTATAACGCCAAGGATACCATCTTCTACCGGGCAGCAGTGCGGCTCCGCGAACAGGGTGGCGCTGTGCTCCGCCAGGCCCGGCGCCAGGCAGAAAAAATGGGCATTGACTTTGAGACGGGCATGCATATCCCCCACAACCTGGCTGGAGATGAAGCCCCACAACACACTGAAGATG CAGAGGAAGAGCGGCTGGTCCTGCTGGAGAACCAGAAGCACCTGCCAGTAGAAGAGCAGCTAAAGCTGTTGCTGGAGCGGCTGGATGAGGTGAATGCCAGCAAGCAGAGTGTGGGCCGTTCACGGCGTGCAAAGATGATCAAGAAAGAGATGACAGCACTGCGGCGAAAGCTTGCCCACCAGCGGGAAACTGGAAGGGATGGGCCTGAGCGGCACGGCCCCACGAGCCGGGGCAGCCTGACACCTCACCCAGCAGCCTGTGACAAGGATGGGCAGACAGACAGTGCCGCTGAGGAGAGCAGCAGCCAGGAGACAAGCAAAG GCCTGGGTCCCAACATGTCCTCAACCCCCGCACATGAGGTGGGCAGGAGAACCTCAGTTCTGTTCTCCAAAAAGAACCCGAAGACAGCTGGACCGCCCAAGAGGCCGGGCCGGCCCCCCAAAAACCGGGAGAGCCAGATGACCCCCAGCCACGGAGGCAGTCCTGTGGGGCCCCCCCAGCTCCCCATCATGGGCTCCTTACGTCAGCGCAAGCGGGGTAGGAGCCCCCGGCCCAGTTCGAGCTCAGACAGCGACAGTGATAAATCCACAGAAGACCCCCCAATGG ACTTACCAGCCAATGGCTTCAGTGGTGGAAATCAGCCAGTGAAGAAGAGTTTCTTGGTATATCGTAATGACTGCAGCCTTCCCCGGAGCAGCTCTGACTCTGAGtccagcagcagtagcagcagtaGCGCTGCCTCCGACCGAACCAG CACAACACCCTCAAAACAAGGCCGGGGCAAACCCTCCTTCTCTCGGGGCACATTCCCAGAAGATAGCAGTGAAGATACCTCAGGCACTGAGAATGAGGCCTACTCCGTGGGCACTGGCCGCGGCGTGGGCCACAGCA TGGTAAGGAAGAGTCTGGGACGGGGAGCTGGCTGGCTGTCAGAGGATGAGGACTCGCCCCTGGATGCTCTGGACCTGGTGTGGGCCAAATGCCGAGGGTATCCATCATACCCAGCTCTG ATAATTGATCCAAAGATGCCCCGGGAAGGTATGTTCCACCATGGGGTTCCCATCCCTGTGCCCCCACTGGAGGTGCTGAAACTTGGGGAGCAGATGACCCAGGAAGCCCGAGAGCATCTCTACCTCGTCCTCTTCTTTGACAACAAGCGAACCTG GCAGTGGCTGCCAAGAACTAAGCTGGTTCCTTTGGGCGTGAACCAGGACCTCGACAAGGAAAAGATGCTGGAGGGCCGCAAATCCAACATCCGCAAGTCAGTGCAGATTGCCTACCACAGGGCTCTGCAGCACCGCAGCAAGGTGCAGGGCGAGCAGAGCAGTGAGACCAGTGATAGTGACTGA
- the BRPF1 gene encoding peregrin isoform X4, protein MGVDFDVKTFCHNLRATKPPYECPVETCRKVYKSYSGIEYHLYHYDHDNPPPPQQTPLRKHKKKGRQSRPANKQSPSPSEVSQSPGREVMSYAQAQRMVEVDLHGRVHRISIFDNLDVVSEDEEAPEEAPENGSNKENTETPAATPKSGKHKNKEKRKDSNHHHHHNASVSTTPKLPEVVYRELEQDTPDAPPRPTSYYRYIEKSAEELDEEVEYDMDEEDYIWLDIMNERRKTEGVSPIPQEIFEYLMDRLEKESYFESHNKGDPNALVDEDAVCCICNDGECQNSNVILFCDMCNLAVHQECYGVPYIPEGQWLCRRCLQSPSRAVDCALCPNKGGAFKQTDDGRWAHVVCALWIPEVCFANTVFLEPIDSIEHIPPARWKLTCYICKQRGSGACIQCHKANCYTAFHVTCAQQAGLYMKMEPVRETGANGTSFSVRKTAYCDIHTPPGSARRLPALSHSEGEEDEDEEEDEGKSWSSEKVKKAKAKSRIKMKKARKILAEKRAAAPVVSVPCIPPHRLSKITNRLTIQRKSQFMQRLHSYWTLKRQSRNGVPLLRRLQTHLQSQRNCDQVGRDSEDKNWALKEQLKSWQRLRHDLERARLLVELIRKREKLKRETIKVQQIAMEMQLTPFLILLRKTLEQLQEKDTGNIFSEPVPLSEVTELDEVPDYLDHIKKPMDFFTMKQNLEAYRYLNFDDFEEDFNLIVSNCLKYNAKDTIFYRAAVRLREQGGAVLRQARRQAEKMGIDFETGMHIPHNLAGDEAPQHTEDAAEEERLVLLENQKHLPVEEQLKLLLERLDEVNASKQSVGRSRRAKMIKKEMTALRRKLAHQRETGRDGPERHGPTSRGSLTPHPAACDKDGQTDSAAEESSSQETSKGLGPNMSSTPAHEVGRRTSVLFSKKNPKTAGPPKRPGRPPKNRESQMTPSHGGSPVGPPQLPIMGSLRQRKRGRSPRPSSSSDSDSDKSTEDPPMDLPANGFSGGNQPVKKSFLVYRNDCSLPRSSSDSESSSSSSSSAASDRTSTTPSKQGRGKPSFSRGTFPEDSSEDTSGTENEAYSVGTGRGVGHSMVRKSLGRGAGWLSEDEDSPLDALDLVWAKCRGYPSYPALIIDPKMPREGMFHHGVPIPVPPLEVLKLGEQMTQEAREHLYLVLFFDNKRTWQWLPRTKLVPLGVNQDLDKEKMLEGRKSNIRKSVQIAYHRALQHRSKVQGEQSSETSDSD, encoded by the exons ATGGGGGTGGACTTTGATGTGAAGACTTTCTGCCACAACTTGCGGGCAACTAAGCCACCGTATGAATGCCCTGTGGAGACCTGCCGCAAGGTCTACAAGAGTTACAGTGGTATCGAGTACCACCTATATCACTATGACCACGACAACCCACCGCCCCCGCAGCAGACTCCACTCCGTAAGCACAAGAAGAAGGGGCGCCAATCACGCCCAGCCAACAAGCAGTCACCCAGCCCCTCAGAGGTATCCCAGTCACCGGGCCGTGAGGTGATGAGCTACGCACAGGCCCAGCGCATGGTGGAGGTGGACCTGCATGGCCGTGTCCACCGCATTAGCATTTTTGACAACCTGGATGTGGTGTCAGAGGATGAGGAGGCCCCTGAGGAGGCTCCTGAGAATGGCAGCAACAAGGAGAACACTGAGACACCGGCTGCTACTCCCAAGTCAGGCAAGCATAAGAATAAGGAGAAGCGCAAGGACTccaatcatcaccatcaccataatGCTTCTGTGAGCACCACTCCCAAGCTGCCAGAGGTGGTATACCGGGAGTTGGAGCAGGACACCCCGGATGCCCCACCCCGGCCAACTTCCTATTACCG GTACATTGAGAAGTCGGCAGAGGAGCTGGATGAGGAAGTAGAGTATGACATGGATGAGGAGGACTACATCTGGTTGGATATCATGAACGAGCGGCGGAAGACCGAGGGTGTGAGTCCCATCCCCCAGGAAATCTTTGAGTACTTAATGGATCGGCTGGAGAAGGAGTCCTACTTTGAAAGCCACAATAAAGGTGACCCCAATGCACTAGTGGATGAGGATGCCGTGTGCTGTATCTGCAATGATGGTGAGTGCCAGAACAGCAATGTCATCCTGTTCTGTGACATGTGCAACCTGGCTGTGCACCAAGAGTGCTATGGTGTCCCCTACATCCCTGAGGGTCAGTGGCTATGCCGCCGCTGCCTCCAGTCACCCTCCCGCGCTGTGGACTGTGCCCTGTGCCCCAACAAGGGTGGTGCCTTCAAGCAGACAGATGATGGGCGCTGGGCCCATGTGGTGTGTGCCCTGTGGATCCCTGAAGTCTGCTTTGCCAACACAGTCTTCCTGGAGCCTATCGACAGCATTGAGCACATCCCGCCAGCTCGCTGGAAGCTGACCTGTTATATTTGTAAACAGCGGGGCTCAGGAGCCTGCATCCAGTGCCATAAGGCCAACTGCTACACAGCCTTCCACGTGACATGTGCCCAGCAGGCTGGCCTTTACATGAAGATGGAGCCTGTGCGGGAGACGGGTGCCAATGGCACCTCTTTCAGTGTCCGCAAGACGGCCTACTGTGACATCCACACACCCCCGGGCTCAGCACGCCGCCTGCCTGCCCTGTCCCACAGTGAGGGtgaggaggatgaggatgaggaggaggatgagggaaAGAGTTGGAGCTCAGAGAAGGTCAAGAAGGCCAAGGCCAAGTCCCGGATCAAGATGAAGAAGGCACGGAAGATCCTGGCAGAGAAGCGGGCAGCAGCACCTGTGGTGTCAGTGCCTTGCATCCCACCACACAG GCTCAGTAAAATCACCAACCGCCTGACCATCCAAAGGAAGAGCCAGTTTATGCAGAGGTTACACAGCTACTGGACGCTGAAAAGGCAGTCCCGAAATGGAGTCCCACTGCTACGTCGTCTACAGACACACCTGCAGTCTCAGAGGAATTGTGACCAAGTTGGG AGAGATTCTGAGGATAAGAACTGGGCCCTCAAAGAACAGCTCAAGTCTTGGCAGCGACTCCGGCATGACCTGGAGCGAGCTCGGCTGTTGGTGGAGCTTATCCGCAAGCGGGAGAAACTCAAAAGGGAGACG ATCAAGGTCCAGCAGATCGCCATGGAGATGCAGCTGACCCCTTTCCTCATCCTTCTTCGCAAAACTTTGGAGCAGCTCCAAGAAAAGGACACAGGCAACATCTTCAGCGAGCCGGTCCCTCTGTCTGAGGTAACCGAATTGGACGAA GTACCTGACTACCTAGATCACATCAAAAAGCCCATGGACTTTTTCACCATGAAGCAGAACTTGGAGGCTTACCGCTACCTGAACTTTGATGATTTTGAGGAGGACTTCAACCTTATCGTCAGCAACTGCCTCAAGTATAACGCCAAGGATACCATCTTCTACCGGGCAGCAGTGCGGCTCCGCGAACAGGGTGGCGCTGTGCTCCGCCAGGCCCGGCGCCAGGCAGAAAAAATGGGCATTGACTTTGAGACGGGCATGCATATCCCCCACAACCTGGCTGGAGATGAAGCCCCACAACACACTGAAGATG CAGCAGAGGAAGAGCGGCTGGTCCTGCTGGAGAACCAGAAGCACCTGCCAGTAGAAGAGCAGCTAAAGCTGTTGCTGGAGCGGCTGGATGAGGTGAATGCCAGCAAGCAGAGTGTGGGCCGTTCACGGCGTGCAAAGATGATCAAGAAAGAGATGACAGCACTGCGGCGAAAGCTTGCCCACCAGCGGGAAACTGGAAGGGATGGGCCTGAGCGGCACGGCCCCACGAGCCGGGGCAGCCTGACACCTCACCCAGCAGCCTGTGACAAGGATGGGCAGACAGACAGTGCCGCTGAGGAGAGCAGCAGCCAGGAGACAAGCAAAG GCCTGGGTCCCAACATGTCCTCAACCCCCGCACATGAGGTGGGCAGGAGAACCTCAGTTCTGTTCTCCAAAAAGAACCCGAAGACAGCTGGACCGCCCAAGAGGCCGGGCCGGCCCCCCAAAAACCGGGAGAGCCAGATGACCCCCAGCCACGGAGGCAGTCCTGTGGGGCCCCCCCAGCTCCCCATCATGGGCTCCTTACGTCAGCGCAAGCGGGGTAGGAGCCCCCGGCCCAGTTCGAGCTCAGACAGCGACAGTGATAAATCCACAGAAGACCCCCCAATGG ACTTACCAGCCAATGGCTTCAGTGGTGGAAATCAGCCAGTGAAGAAGAGTTTCTTGGTATATCGTAATGACTGCAGCCTTCCCCGGAGCAGCTCTGACTCTGAGtccagcagcagtagcagcagtaGCGCTGCCTCCGACCGAACCAG CACAACACCCTCAAAACAAGGCCGGGGCAAACCCTCCTTCTCTCGGGGCACATTCCCAGAAGATAGCAGTGAAGATACCTCAGGCACTGAGAATGAGGCCTACTCCGTGGGCACTGGCCGCGGCGTGGGCCACAGCA TGGTAAGGAAGAGTCTGGGACGGGGAGCTGGCTGGCTGTCAGAGGATGAGGACTCGCCCCTGGATGCTCTGGACCTGGTGTGGGCCAAATGCCGAGGGTATCCATCATACCCAGCTCTG ATAATTGATCCAAAGATGCCCCGGGAAGGTATGTTCCACCATGGGGTTCCCATCCCTGTGCCCCCACTGGAGGTGCTGAAACTTGGGGAGCAGATGACCCAGGAAGCCCGAGAGCATCTCTACCTCGTCCTCTTCTTTGACAACAAGCGAACCTG GCAGTGGCTGCCAAGAACTAAGCTGGTTCCTTTGGGCGTGAACCAGGACCTCGACAAGGAAAAGATGCTGGAGGGCCGCAAATCCAACATCCGCAAGTCAGTGCAGATTGCCTACCACAGGGCTCTGCAGCACCGCAGCAAGGTGCAGGGCGAGCAGAGCAGTGAGACCAGTGATAGTGACTGA